A region of uncultured Desulfobacter sp. DNA encodes the following proteins:
- a CDS encoding HDOD domain-containing protein, producing the protein MVVIDFLIIVGPLALIVIVFHIIRKISHDDGGTEVFPRMPPPLDDYKGPEVEYSCPDECLSLLSGKNIDEGLSDILRQKVRTLTPATPAGLKLLKFLRSHDTKPEQIARLVATSPIFSVHVLRTVNSPQFNLSSKVNSVGTAILVMGYHKFKKLVESCNLDDFLSEIQDEDLVRVYSRLWLHSAMVSTCAAYLGQNIFRRRYEQELPTMGLLHDIGKYYLPLFDKKNPAADGISSCIGNDAEYGFSHAILGSYIAEECNLPDVTVKAIYYHHHPLFFPPEKIPRAYRLPSFIICLSDLICKTYGHYGKGEQIYPIREEYFEMYDVDLKSIFSKTLEKSLNRCFSTVESFRNY; encoded by the coding sequence ATGGTAGTGATTGATTTTTTAATTATAGTCGGTCCCCTGGCCCTGATTGTAATCGTTTTTCATATCATCAGAAAAATAAGCCATGACGATGGCGGGACTGAGGTTTTCCCAAGGATGCCCCCACCTTTGGATGACTATAAAGGCCCGGAAGTTGAGTACTCCTGTCCGGATGAGTGCCTCTCCCTTCTAAGTGGGAAAAATATTGATGAGGGACTGTCGGATATACTTCGTCAAAAGGTAAGAACCTTGACGCCGGCCACTCCTGCAGGGTTAAAACTTCTGAAATTTCTTAGGTCCCATGATACCAAACCTGAACAGATTGCCAGGCTGGTTGCCACATCCCCGATTTTTTCCGTACATGTTTTAAGAACTGTCAACTCACCCCAGTTCAACCTGTCTTCCAAGGTGAATTCCGTGGGAACAGCCATTCTTGTGATGGGGTATCATAAGTTCAAGAAACTGGTGGAATCATGTAATTTAGATGATTTTTTATCCGAAATTCAGGATGAGGACCTGGTCAGGGTGTACAGTAGACTGTGGCTGCACTCTGCCATGGTGTCCACCTGTGCGGCCTACCTTGGGCAAAATATTTTTCGCCGGCGGTATGAACAGGAGCTGCCCACAATGGGGCTTTTGCATGATATCGGCAAATATTATCTGCCGTTGTTTGATAAAAAAAATCCGGCAGCGGACGGGATCTCGTCCTGCATTGGTAATGATGCTGAATATGGATTTAGCCATGCGATTTTAGGCAGTTATATTGCAGAAGAGTGTAATCTGCCCGATGTCACTGTCAAGGCCATCTATTACCATCATCATCCCCTGTTCTTTCCCCCCGAAAAAATCCCCAGGGCTTATCGTCTGCCCAGTTTCATCATCTGTTTGTCAGACCTTATCTGCAAGACTTATGGGCATTACGGCAAGGGCGAACAAATATATCCGATTCGCGAAGAATATTTTGAGATGTATGATGTTGATCTGAAATCTATTTTTTCCAAGACACTGGAAAAGAGCCTTAACAGGTGCTTTTCCACCGTGGAATCGTTCAGGAATTACTGA
- a CDS encoding transposase — protein MIKTNDHNQLHLFDPWDFLSPKRRKLLDDSWAGLFQKEILRSLPVNLIKPYFSREAGRPTKELFTMLGVLLLQQAHDLTDEETVSQLAFNIQWHYALNLTEESDAAKYLCLKTLWTFRQLMIEKKLDKALFNAITDKLAAVFEVNSDNQRIDSVHVKSNMRRLGRISIFAASINKFLVNLKRKHPDHFSGISTDIIGKYISEKALSCFSMVKPSDSAKTLASVSKDLYHLIQEFKSDSDVSSMYSYKLLERVLKEQCNLEVDPESGQKVALKAPKEIPSDSLQNPSDPDATYSGHKGQGYQVQVMETFTETEDEDEKAGTLNLITHVEVEPASASDANALIPAIDAAKQRNLSPKELQADSLYGSDENHQIAQSDGINLVSPTMGTTKKEKLSLTDFNLAADGQIITCPQGHAPVFKKKKKERITQGFPLDTCMGCPQLEDCPVKQGKKYAYSRYTAKAARIARRRAYEQTDEFKDRYRWRAGVEATMSEYDRRTGVKRLKYRGLQAVRFAATLKAAGINLFRATIVQKALSYA, from the coding sequence ATGATTAAAACAAATGACCACAATCAGCTCCACCTTTTCGATCCTTGGGACTTTTTAAGCCCGAAGCGCAGGAAATTGCTCGATGACTCCTGGGCAGGGCTTTTTCAAAAAGAAATCCTCCGCTCATTACCGGTCAATCTGATCAAACCCTATTTCTCAAGAGAAGCAGGACGTCCTACAAAGGAACTCTTCACCATGCTCGGTGTTTTGCTGCTCCAGCAAGCTCATGATCTTACTGACGAAGAAACCGTATCGCAACTGGCATTCAATATTCAATGGCACTATGCCTTGAATTTAACGGAAGAATCGGATGCCGCCAAATATCTATGTTTGAAAACCCTGTGGACCTTCCGTCAACTCATGATCGAAAAGAAACTGGACAAAGCCCTCTTCAATGCTATTACAGACAAACTTGCAGCAGTGTTTGAAGTCAATTCTGACAACCAAAGAATCGATTCGGTCCATGTTAAGTCAAATATGCGACGGCTGGGAAGAATCAGTATCTTTGCAGCGAGTATCAATAAATTTCTGGTTAACCTGAAACGCAAGCACCCTGACCATTTTTCCGGTATCAGCACCGATATTATCGGGAAGTATATTTCGGAAAAGGCATTGTCCTGCTTTTCCATGGTAAAACCCTCTGATTCAGCTAAAACTCTTGCAAGTGTCAGCAAGGATCTTTACCATCTGATCCAGGAATTTAAAAGCGACTCTGATGTTTCATCCATGTACAGCTACAAGCTGCTTGAAAGGGTTTTGAAAGAGCAGTGCAATCTGGAAGTTGATCCTGAAAGTGGCCAGAAGGTTGCGCTTAAAGCTCCAAAAGAGATTCCTTCAGACTCACTTCAAAATCCTTCAGACCCTGATGCGACCTACAGCGGACATAAGGGACAAGGTTACCAGGTTCAGGTGATGGAAACCTTTACAGAAACAGAGGATGAAGATGAGAAGGCCGGAACCTTGAATCTTATCACTCATGTTGAGGTGGAACCTGCCTCGGCAAGTGATGCCAATGCTCTTATCCCTGCAATTGATGCCGCCAAGCAGAGAAACCTTTCTCCCAAAGAACTCCAGGCGGACTCTCTTTATGGAAGCGATGAGAATCACCAGATTGCCCAGTCAGATGGAATTAATCTTGTTTCGCCCACCATGGGAACGACCAAAAAGGAAAAGCTCAGCCTTACTGATTTCAACCTTGCGGCAGATGGGCAGATCATAACATGTCCGCAAGGGCATGCCCCGGTTTTTAAAAAGAAAAAGAAGGAACGGATTACCCAAGGTTTTCCCCTTGATACCTGCATGGGCTGCCCTCAACTGGAAGATTGCCCGGTAAAACAGGGGAAAAAGTACGCGTACAGTCGATATACCGCTAAGGCTGCAAGGATCGCCCGAAGAAGAGCTTATGAACAGACAGATGAGTTCAAAGATAGATATCGGTGGCGAGCCGGAGTCGAAGCAACAATGTCCGAATATGATCGACGAACCGGGGTGAAACGATTAAAATATCGAGGTCTCCAAGCAGTAAGGTTCGCGGCAACCTTAAAAGCAGCAGGAATCAACCTCTTCAGGGCAACTATTGTCCAGAAGGCGCTTAGCTATGCATAA
- the cbiB gene encoding adenosylcobinamide-phosphate synthase CbiB, producing the protein MKSTRPWPKASKEHWPGNKVKMVFHVTWQILTAAFILDLLAGDPGWLPHPIIGMGRAISFFEPVFRKNIENPLKAGLFFAFFLIAATFGLAWAAVFVAGQIHPVASAIVQTILIFYSFSTKSLYRAAMDVFNPLVQGDLARARIKVGYIVGRQTKYLDGPGITRAACETVAENFVDGFLSPLCFALVLGAPGAMMYKMINTLDSMVGYKNDAYILFGRAAARIDDVANYIPARLSILVIAPAAAALSPFRGRRALFTALTQGRNHKSPNSGFPEAAFAGALGVRFGGPNIYHGKLVDKPCIGGEFNDPRPFHIERSCELMILSSLISMVLGCLVAGSLF; encoded by the coding sequence ATGAAATCAACCAGGCCCTGGCCCAAAGCCTCAAAAGAGCACTGGCCCGGGAACAAGGTTAAAATGGTTTTTCATGTTACCTGGCAGATATTAACCGCCGCTTTTATCCTGGATCTTCTGGCCGGAGATCCGGGATGGCTGCCCCATCCCATTATCGGGATGGGGCGGGCCATTTCGTTTTTTGAGCCTGTCTTCAGAAAAAACATTGAAAACCCATTGAAAGCCGGGCTTTTTTTCGCCTTTTTCCTGATCGCCGCAACCTTTGGCCTGGCCTGGGCCGCTGTTTTTGTCGCCGGACAGATTCATCCGGTTGCGTCCGCCATTGTTCAGACCATCCTGATTTTTTACAGTTTTTCCACAAAAAGCCTCTACAGGGCCGCCATGGACGTTTTTAATCCCCTGGTCCAAGGCGACCTGGCCCGGGCCAGAATCAAGGTCGGGTATATTGTGGGGCGCCAGACCAAATACCTGGATGGGCCGGGCATCACCCGGGCGGCCTGTGAAACCGTGGCGGAAAATTTCGTGGACGGATTTCTGTCACCTTTGTGTTTTGCCCTGGTTCTCGGAGCCCCCGGTGCCATGATGTACAAGATGATCAATACCCTGGATTCAATGGTGGGGTATAAAAATGACGCCTATATCCTGTTTGGCCGGGCTGCGGCCCGCATTGACGATGTGGCCAATTATATTCCGGCCCGGCTTTCCATCTTGGTGATTGCGCCGGCAGCCGCGGCGCTCTCCCCTTTCCGGGGGAGACGAGCGCTTTTTACGGCACTGACCCAGGGCCGAAATCACAAAAGCCCCAATTCCGGCTTTCCTGAGGCTGCCTTTGCGGGGGCGCTTGGCGTGCGCTTTGGCGGTCCCAATATCTACCACGGAAAATTGGTGGACAAACCCTGTATCGGCGGTGAATTCAATGATCCCAGACCTTTCCACATTGAGAGGTCCTGTGAATTAATGATACTGTCATCCCTTATTTCCATGGTCCTGGGCTGCCTTGTGGCCGGAAGTTTATTTTAG
- the cobU gene encoding bifunctional adenosylcobinamide kinase/adenosylcobinamide-phosphate guanylyltransferase, with protein sequence MTKIKHILVLGGCRSGKSRFARQTADDMAMDKKIYLATCVPTDREMEERVNRHRDDRGPGWSTIEEPVLVHEAIDRACAQAKVILVDCLTLWTSNLLFHGKDESGVMASVDLLLDALNRSACPVILVSNEVGYGIVPENSLARQFRDIAGLVNQRVARAVDEVIVSMAGIPVQIKPGRMEP encoded by the coding sequence ATGACCAAGATAAAGCATATTCTGGTGCTCGGCGGCTGCAGGAGCGGCAAAAGCCGTTTTGCCAGACAGACCGCAGATGACATGGCCATGGATAAAAAAATATATCTGGCCACCTGTGTACCCACGGACAGGGAAATGGAAGAACGGGTGAATCGCCACCGGGATGACCGCGGACCTGGCTGGTCCACAATTGAAGAGCCGGTGCTCGTCCATGAAGCCATTGACCGGGCCTGTGCACAGGCAAAGGTGATTTTGGTGGACTGCCTGACCCTTTGGACCAGCAACCTTCTGTTCCATGGAAAGGATGAATCCGGCGTTATGGCGTCGGTGGACCTGCTTTTGGACGCGTTAAACCGATCTGCCTGCCCGGTTATCCTGGTTTCCAATGAAGTGGGATATGGGATTGTCCCAGAAAACAGCCTTGCACGGCAGTTCAGGGACATTGCAGGTCTTGTCAACCAGCGGGTGGCCCGGGCCGTTGATGAGGTCATCGTCAGCATGGCGGGCATCCCTGTCCAGATCAAACCCGGCAGGATGGAGCCCTGA
- the cbiR gene encoding cobamide remodeling phosphodiesterase CbiR → MIKRPFRLATTSFIYPDHIIPNVKKIGAFFDEIELLVFESQPQEVIPSRDDVKELTCLAKDLDLTYNVHLPVDISLCAPGPRDRRNAADTLKRVIERFSPGPVTSFTLHLEMDNPLPIKDGIAAWQENARQGLELLIPDLENPAKITVETLGYPPDLFTDLVNEFGLSVCADLGHHIKYGYDMARTFELFGPQIRLIHLHGVNTRLEPPKDHIGLDKMAPDEFERTMNHLKRYTGTVCLEVFKLACLQGSLAALSKNFDDIPGI, encoded by the coding sequence ATGATCAAACGACCCTTCAGGCTGGCCACCACATCTTTTATCTATCCGGATCACATCATCCCCAATGTCAAAAAAATAGGCGCCTTTTTTGACGAAATCGAACTTCTTGTATTTGAAAGTCAACCCCAAGAGGTGATACCGTCCCGGGACGATGTGAAGGAGCTGACCTGCCTGGCCAAGGACCTGGATCTGACCTATAATGTGCACCTGCCTGTGGATATCAGCTTATGTGCACCGGGCCCCAGAGATCGCCGGAATGCCGCCGACACCCTGAAACGGGTTATTGAGCGATTTTCCCCCGGGCCTGTCACAAGTTTCACCCTTCACCTGGAGATGGATAACCCCCTGCCCATAAAGGATGGCATTGCCGCCTGGCAGGAAAATGCACGACAAGGCCTTGAATTGCTGATACCGGACTTGGAAAATCCGGCGAAAATCACCGTGGAAACCCTGGGGTATCCCCCGGATCTTTTCACAGATCTGGTCAATGAATTTGGCCTGTCCGTCTGCGCTGACCTTGGCCACCATATCAAATACGGGTATGACATGGCCCGCACCTTTGAACTGTTCGGCCCCCAAATACGTCTGATTCACCTCCACGGGGTGAATACCCGCCTTGAACCACCCAAAGATCACATCGGCCTTGACAAAATGGCACCAGACGAATTTGAGAGGACCATGAATCATTTGAAACGCTATACGGGAACCGTTTGCCTGGAAGTTTTCAAACTTGCCTGCCTGCAAGGATCGTTGGCCGCATTATCCAAAAACTTTGACGATATACCCGGTATATAG
- a CDS encoding adenosylcobinamide-GDP ribazoletransferase, which produces MTPSGKSCFFKDLQACIAFITILPAGKKPVYSPLGMIRFFPLVGLIIGALLVVTDFLASKAWAPPVAALADLMFLVAVTGAFHLDGLGDTADGIFSHRGRERALEIMKDSRIGMMGLVTVVLGLAAKFAGIWSVKISCSPVQTMAIFFLVPSFSRASMIFGIKYLDYGRKDKGTGKDLFTRPLNAKDFYLCLIPLGFSLFLGYRGLILISGFALGCFTILKFYKRKMNCITGDMLGAMTEVMEAGLFMAAGMNIIF; this is translated from the coding sequence ATGACACCGTCTGGTAAATCATGTTTTTTCAAAGACTTACAGGCCTGCATCGCCTTTATTACCATTCTTCCTGCGGGAAAAAAGCCGGTATACTCTCCTTTGGGGATGATCCGCTTTTTCCCCCTGGTGGGACTCATCATCGGTGCCCTTCTGGTGGTCACCGACTTCCTGGCATCCAAGGCCTGGGCCCCACCTGTTGCAGCCCTTGCTGATCTCATGTTTCTGGTGGCCGTAACCGGCGCATTCCACCTGGACGGGCTTGGAGACACAGCAGACGGAATCTTCAGCCACCGGGGACGGGAAAGAGCCCTGGAAATCATGAAAGATTCCAGAATCGGCATGATGGGCCTGGTTACGGTTGTACTGGGTCTGGCTGCAAAATTTGCCGGAATCTGGTCTGTGAAAATCAGTTGCTCACCGGTTCAGACCATGGCCATATTTTTCCTGGTGCCCTCTTTTTCCAGAGCCTCCATGATCTTTGGCATAAAATACCTGGATTACGGAAGAAAAGACAAAGGGACAGGCAAGGATCTGTTCACCCGGCCCCTTAATGCAAAAGATTTTTACCTATGCCTGATTCCGCTGGGTTTTTCCTTATTCCTAGGGTATAGGGGCCTGATATTAATTTCAGGATTTGCCCTGGGGTGTTTTACTATTTTAAAATTTTATAAACGGAAAATGAACTGCATCACGGGTGACATGCTTGGTGCCATGACAGAAGTGATGGAAGCCGGACTGTTCATGGCAGCCGGCATGAATATCATTTTTTAA
- a CDS encoding threonine-phosphate decarboxylase, whose product MIQGHGGNRQLLADRIGCRVEDIIDMSSNLNPLGPPERIHTFIRDNIHLIHALPEPDAAGMSKGFADHRGIDPGCVIAGNGTTFFIYTLPLSLGTKKALILGPAYADYEDACAALNVKRSYCMTLAENDFVPDLDQLSARARHADLVFICNPNNPTGTLIGKQDLETLIRRHTDTCFVVDESYLPFVPDAEDVSLVALTHLPNLLVLSSMSKIFRIPGLRTGFLSGAKALIRKVMVHYQPWSVNALAQAVIRDIYNHPQEILPFYRQTREFIVNERRAFFQALTGTQGIRLFDTFTYFILARLDRISAPKLCSRMADDKFLIRDCSNFQGLSHHFVRFSLKTNEINQALAQSLKRALAREQG is encoded by the coding sequence ATGATTCAGGGCCATGGCGGAAATAGGCAATTGTTAGCGGACCGTATAGGCTGCCGGGTTGAAGATATCATTGACATGAGTTCCAATCTCAATCCATTAGGTCCCCCTGAACGTATTCACACCTTTATCCGGGATAACATCCATCTGATTCATGCCCTTCCCGAACCGGATGCCGCAGGCATGTCAAAGGGGTTTGCGGACCATCGCGGCATTGATCCCGGCTGTGTGATAGCCGGCAACGGCACCACCTTTTTCATTTATACCCTGCCCCTATCCCTTGGGACGAAAAAGGCACTGATTCTGGGACCGGCCTATGCCGACTATGAAGATGCCTGTGCCGCCCTCAATGTAAAGAGATCTTACTGCATGACCCTTGCCGAAAACGATTTCGTTCCGGATCTCGACCAGTTATCTGCCAGGGCCCGGCACGCCGACCTGGTGTTTATCTGTAACCCGAATAATCCCACAGGCACCCTGATTGGCAAACAGGATCTGGAAACCCTGATCCGCCGGCACACAGATACCTGTTTTGTGGTGGATGAATCCTATCTGCCCTTTGTTCCGGATGCAGAAGACGTTTCCCTTGTGGCGCTGACGCACCTGCCCAACCTTTTGGTGCTCTCCTCCATGTCAAAAATTTTCAGGATTCCCGGGCTTCGCACGGGTTTTTTAAGCGGAGCCAAAGCATTGATCCGGAAAGTCATGGTCCACTACCAGCCCTGGAGCGTCAACGCCCTGGCCCAGGCCGTAATCAGGGATATTTATAATCATCCCCAAGAAATTTTACCCTTTTACCGGCAGACCCGGGAGTTCATTGTTAACGAACGCCGGGCTTTTTTCCAGGCCCTGACCGGCACACAGGGAATTCGGCTTTTTGACACCTTTACCTATTTTATACTGGCCCGGCTGGACCGGATTTCTGCGCCAAAACTGTGCAGCCGGATGGCTGACGACAAATTCCTGATCAGGGACTGCTCCAATTTTCAAGGTTTGTCCCATCACTTTGTCCGGTTCTCCCTGAAAACAAATGAAATCAACCAGGCCCTGGCCCAAAGCCTCAAAAGAGCACTGGCCCGGGAACAAGGTTAA